From Malus sylvestris chromosome 1, drMalSylv7.2, whole genome shotgun sequence:
TCTGAGAGCACAGACCCACCCGACCGATTGGCATGGAGCTCAAAGGTATCCAATTGTATGATGTAGAAAAAAAACAGGAAACGTTGACAGAAACAGGGAAAGAAGATAAATGTACAAATGACCTGAAATTTGTGTAAAATcctcaccccccccccccccaacaggTAAATTCAATTGCCGGCGTCTCTGTCTGAGGGAGGCTGGCAAATGTAAATGGTTCGCCGGAATAAAGATCAGCCTAACAGAACTCACAGTTGTTTTAATTCAATTGAATTCTTATTTTATCATGTAATGTAGAGAAATGTGAATGTTCATCAACAGGAATAAACTTTTAATTatctttcttttgttgcttCTGTGTTAGTTCCATGTGGATGTGCTGTTACTTGTATTGCAAGTCAATCAAAGTCTTTGTTTTCAATTCAAAGATGGATTGCGAATGCAATGATTTGAGTTGCGTATAATTTACACCTTTTCTGTTGgactaattatttatttataattggcCAACTAACTTGGATGGTGGCTCTGACATGCTAGTATGGTGTTAGTGTGTAGTGCTCAACTTCTTCTTGCCTCCTTGCCTACGTATTTTGTATTGGTCAACAAAATCATAAGGAAGTAAGTTGGATCTAAAACACCTCAAAAAGGTACGGGCTCGGGTCACCTGGTTGTTTTGCGGGGTAAGGAGACGAATAATGCCCGTTCAAGTTTATACTGGACGCCACATGACTAATTAGTTTAGTGacacttagttttcattgtGATTGAAGGAGGTCTCGTCTTAATTTCGATTTACTTGGATGCCAGAATGAAATATATCTGTAATGATTTCGATACGAAATTGTGACCGACCAATGCACCATGTTGTGGGAGTGTTAACTATCCGTACATGTTAATGTCGGAAGCTCACAATGATGCACACAACACGGCCCAAAATAGAAGTTGAATTGTTGAAACAATGTTGTTCTGTTTACCTATATGTGTGAAAGGGGCTTCTGAGAATCTGATCTCCTCACTCTTCTCATGGCTTTTTTGTCTTTGGGCCTTTGGTCCAAAACCCAAAggataaaacaaaaagaaaacatgaaaaagaataGGAATGACTTAAAAAGAGAGATTAAAATTGAGTTCAGTTTGGTGTAACTCGTGTGAGTGCGTAATTAAAGAAGACATTAAAATAATTGATTGTGATAGAAATGAGTAAAGGGCTAACAGAGATGTTCACATACATGTGAGTGATTGTTACTCGGTTCTGATAGATTTATAAGACTCACATGCATCAACAGTTGACAGTTGCGTACTCTTTTGAATGCTAACTCACATGCATCAAAAtgtatttatacatatattgtAGGTTtaatttttctgggttttgatgCATGAAAAATTCTGAATGTACAACAACATGGTCAGTCGAAGGGGGCAAATGGTAGAAAAAGGCTGCGGAAAGAGGCAGGGAAAAAGGATGTGGTGTTTGGATTTGTGAACTTTTTTGACGCATTGTTCACGAGCAGTTGCAGCTATTGATAAGAGGGCTGGCAACGAGTTACTTAAGCAGATCAGACAACATTCTTCTCCTATGGCTATGGGAGACGCAATGCAGAGACTAGCTACCTATTTTGCTCATGGTCTAGAAGCACGCATGGCTGGATCCGGTACTCAGATATACAAAGACCTTTTGTCCAAGCCAGCATCAgattgcttatggttttcaatgGCCTTGCCTCATTCAACGTCTCTCGTCTAGACCTGGTGGACCTCCTCCAACAAACCTTCGGTTTACTGGGATTCTACTTCTAACTTCTACAACCGCGTTTTTGACCAGGGCTTTACTGGGATGGAACTTCCACAACCGGGTTTACTGGGATTGAACTTCAACAACCGGGTTTGCGTTTTTGACCAGTTACTGGGATTGAACTTCCACCACTTCTACAACCACGTTTTCGACCAGGGCTTACTGGGATTGAAATTCCACAACAGGGTTTTACTGGGATTGAACTTGTACAACCGGGTTTCGACCAACAGAATAGGACTTGTACAACCGCGTTTTCTACCACGGCTTACTGGGATCAACAAGAAGGGCGAAAGATAGACACTAAGGCGTTTACGAAGTTCAATTTGATTCGAACTCgaatttgaaaaatttaaacTGAGAATTGCAGGGCTTTACCCCGAAGGGAGCCCTTCCAGAAATTCTCAAAGGCCAAGGCTGAACCCAGGCCAATGAGGGGGtttggaaatagttttcaaccagCAATAGACGCGCCTCGGTTAGAACCTCATAAGCTGCGTCATTGCCCCAAGCGCAAAGATGCTTTGTAAGTTTAGCTTCTGGTCCATTTTATAATCCCTCCACCAGCTTCTCCTTTATcacttgggcgatgtgggacaacaGCAACAAGTCTTATCTCACAATTGTATTGTATTCTGCGCTTTCCCATTCAACAGCCACCGGCTTTATCCAacaaaattgcgtttttatTATGGGTAATGATCTTCTGAACTTTTATGAgttgcaaatttagttttccAATTACCCACCAAAGAATTTAAGGCTACAAGCTCATAATAAAATGGACAAGCTCATAACCCCTGGCTCCTCTGTTCTCGACCTCGGCTGTGCTCCCGGCGCTTGGCTTCAGGtcctttttggtcatttcaaaATCCAAACTTTGTACTCAAATCTCAACTGTCTCCTCATAGCATTCATGggtttttgttgaaatttgCAGGTGGCTTGCCAGAGTTTGGGTCCCCTAAAAAATGGCGGCCTTGTTGTCGGGATTGATCTCAAGGTCTCATTTTTTGCTATCCTTTCGAGTTAAATTCCCGTGCTTTTATCTGTTTATTTGATGATTTATAGAGTAATTGGGTTGTGAAATGCGGGATTTGCAGCAAGAAGGTGAAGGTTCCTGCTGATCATTGTGATTCAAGGGTTCAAACTGTTTTCCATGAATTTCCAACTAAAAAGCCAACCGTAAAACGTTGCTAGGATCCTCTTGCAGATGTAGGTTTACGACAAGGATTTATTGTTTTGCCGTTATGTTTGTGCAGCAGAAAAGGGTTTTCTGTGGTGCTGTCGGGTATGTGTCCCCTCGTTTCTGGAATCTCAAGTAGAGATGCAGCTTTATCGCTCGAGTTAGGCATGCAAGCACTGAATGTGGCTGTTGGTGGAGCAGCCTTAGCTCATTCAAACAACGAAATTCAAACGGAGGAAAGTAATGTTGGGGCAACTACGAGTTCAGATGATAACGGTGTATTGCGAAGGGGAGGCAATCTTGTGATAAAGCTACTTAGAAAGGCGTCGTTGTTTAGAAAGCAATCAGATTTGCAAACCGCTGTTTAGAAAGGCGTCGTTGTTGAGGCCTAAAGCTACTGATGTTATTTGGTTTTCACTTCTATATGCACGAACCAAGTTGTGATGGCATGCACATTTCTCATGTTCTTGGTCTTAAAAGAAggatgagaaaaagaaaaacagcaaGGATGAAGGAATTGACGAAACTTACGAAGACAGAGAGCTCCGGGAATGAACACTGAAAATGTATATATTTGAATTTCTTAATCGTTAGGGTTTGCATAGCACACCAGATAACACTTtacaaacttcaaaacttcgTGTGGGATTAACAAgaaccaaagaaaaagaagtaaATTTGTGCCTTTCACTGCTGATAAATTACAGTATTCTTCTGACCGGAAAGAATAAGAGTATCTCCATTTACAAGATATCGCTTCATGTGTATGTGCAAGAGAGAATCATCGAATCTGAGTTCGTCCTAGTGACCAAAGACCGGTATCCTTCACTGACGTCTGAAAtaccaaacaaaaagaaaaaggatcaGAAAAGCAGTGATAAAGTATTTTGGAGGGAAGATAAGGCAGCTTAAAATTTTGATCAGTGTAAAGATTGGATCATGATATCCATGCTTACATGTGTCTTCACAGATGGAAAGACGTTCCAGAATCTTAGAGTCTCATCCCCGGCACCAGTGACTATTGTCTGTGGTAAAAGAGATTTCATTTGAGCTTGTTAGAACTGAGATCCCGGCATTAGCAACTAGAAATTGTGCACATACGTATCGGGGGCAAAAACGGTGCAATACCTGACCATCCGGTGACATTGCAAGGTACAAAACTCGCATGCTATGACCGGTTAGATTGGCAACCTGTAAGTGCATTCGAATAGGAGTTGGATAGAAAGATTATAACTAGAAATATGCActtttttctgaattttcttATGCGTCGAGTTGAGGTAAAGTTTTACAAAGTTTAAAATCACTAGAATGCAAACCTTTCCCATGGATGGATACTTCCACACCATAATTTGATTCTGGGAATACCCATGAGTGCTGACTATCTCATTGACATTCTTACTCCATGCAAGATTGCAGACCTACAAGTCGACTTGTGTGAGTTGAGGGTATTCTCCTTTATTCCCATACGCATAAACAGAAACAAAAGTCTACCTGGCTTCCTGTGTCGATGCTGTTCAATTGGTGGCCGTTTGTAGTGTTCCAGAACCGAATACATCTGTCAGCAGTTCCGCCTCCAGATGCAAGAAGGCCACTCTGGTGGGGTGACCAAGCAATGGCCTTGACTGCAGCTGTGTGCTCTGTCAGTCTCAAAGCCGGTTGCTGAGACTGCTGGTTCCAGACCAAGAGCTGCTCACCACAAGCCACTAAGTAAGTAAGCCATTGACTAAAGCATAAGAGAGCAAGAGAAGAGAACACGAATGTGGAAAAGATTAATTAAACACAAGTTTGTAATGGCTACCTGATTATCATTGCCACCGGATGCAAGTTCCCTGTCATCGTTGGACCATTTCAGCCCACATACCTGAATAATTGAAATTCGAAGAAAAGTTAATTTTGTTTGCATATTCCCAAGAACGTCATTTAAGTACTTTTGAAGTCTTCATACCTCAGACTTGTGGCCAACAAGCTTGCTGATATAGTTGTCTGGGACTCGAAGGTCGTGTTGAAGTATATTCCGATCTCGGCTCCCTGAAGCTAATATGCGCGAGTTCCACGCCAAGACTCCGGTCCTTGTTTGATGCCCGCCCATTGTTCGGACCCTCTTGCACTGCGTCCCATCCCAAACCTAGAACAAAACATCACAATTAATGGCCATCTATGTATCAAGTGTATAAAATCGGAGGACAACCAATTCAAACAAATAGCTACCTGAACTCGACCAAGACTTGTGCCAATCGACAAGTATGAACCCTCCCGTGTCCATTGGACAGAGCACACGCCGTCATTAGGCCCCAAGTCACACAGTTTTGTCACCTGAGGAAACACAATACATCACAAACCCACTATAAAATGAACAACAGTGGCAGCAGAGAGAATTTTCAAATTAGATTTCTATACCACGGAACGGCAAAGTTGTAAATCTGTCATTAAACTAACCTTGCTGTTTGATGCACTCCAGAGATAAACACTGGTGCCCAGTCCAACTGCAAGGACATTTTGGGAGGACCAGTCCACAAGGTTCAAGTAAAAGTCATCTTGTAGTGACGGAGCATCCAGAACCTGCAACCAATTAGAGCCTTTGAAATCAGCCATTGCATTTTCCCCAATAAACCCCTTCTTAAGGGGGGATCCGCTCCACTGTTCATGGAGCGGGATTATAAACAACACATTGATAGATATACGATAAAATAGCAAGACATTATTGACACCATATAAACATCACAAAGACACATGTGACATCCATATCGACATCTATATcaaataaaaacacaattttgacataatatcaaTAGTTTGATGACATATATCGGGTATCCCGTGAAGTTACTGCAAATTAGCATAGGAAATGCAGCTTTTCAAATCGACCATTCCCTTTAATCCAATCCATCAGATCAACTTGTTACTGCACTACAATTACACTAATTAAGTTAAATTGAGCTGAATTAAGCTAAGTTAATATATTTTATCACCTTTTCCTTGGGAAGATTTGATCTTTCACACTCTTCCAAAATTACCAttaaaattaaagatcaaagGAGGGAAGAACATGGGATAATTAATTACCTTATGGGGTGTCTTGGGGACCTTGCGAGGAGGCTTGGGAGGCGTAGTCTCGCTGGAAAACCCACTGTCATTTCTCAGAGGGGACGGCGAGTAAGGCGAGTTCGGGCCCGAGTTCTCCGTCTTGAACCGCAACATGTTCTTGCTGGGACTCATGGGCGACGCTGCACCACCACCTCCGCCACCTGCAGGAGAAAAAGACCCGAAATCAGACCCGAAAAGCTCCGATTTCAACAACCTGGCATACGCCTCGTTGCCTCCTTCTTTCACCGGCGAGGCCTTCTCGTTGAGCCCGAACGTGTGAAGCCGCGACGAGGATCTGCAGGGGATGAATCTGTCGCTGCAAGTCGAGGACTTGGACGGCGAGGACAGGTTCGAAATCGCCCGACAAGAACCCGGCGACGCTGAGAGGCTCGAAACCGCACGAAAAGAACCCGAAACGGAATCGAGGCGGAGCAGTGTCTCGGACATCCCTGTGGGGAGGTTGAGCCCCGATTTCCTGGTTTGAGGTGACTCCATTGCTGGGTTCTGTTGGATGCGGTTCTTGGTTGCTTGGAGGAGGAGTTGCCTGGTTGCTGGGTCTGAAGAATGTGATGATATCATACAGCTAATTGGTATAATTAATGGGGTTTTTGAAGAGAGAAGGAGGAGGCCAAAGGAACAGAAATGCAAGGAAAggcttctctctctttctctctctagagttTCTCTCTCTTGGTTCAGTGTGGCGGCAGACTTGTAACGGTCGAATTATCGTGGGGTTTATAGGAGCGGTGCTGGGTTTTAtctttcccttttttattttttattttctgtgaAAAAATTGTAATATGTGCAGTGTGCATGTATAGAATCCTCCAACGGTCATTTTTTGCATTGATCGAGCTCGTCTAAAGCTGCCAGTTTGGTTTTGAAGTTAATTCTTAATTGCTTGGCCTTTAAAGCCTACTGTGATTTTAGTACGTACTATACACCGGAGTTTTTCGTTGTTGGATTATTATCTATTAGATTAATAATTGTACATCCAAGTATTTATTACTCAACGTTTAGTGCTATCCACTGAAATATAGTAAAATTCTTTATTTTGTGGAGGGATTGAAAAAATTTAGACTAAAAGTGATACTAAACCACGTGTTATAATGTGACTAGCAATAGATTAATATCTCAGAAAACAGATTTATTAAATGTGTTATAATATCGATGCATCAATAACGAAATGTTACTGTGTCATGTAATGCCAAAGAAGTTCTTTTAGGGATCTTTTAGGGATTGGTTTTTGGATTGAATAAGTCCGACGGTCACTCAAGTACTGCCTACTAGGGCAACTATCACACCGAATGAGACAATCTAAAGAGAATAAAATCCAAAGTAAAAGTGAAAGAAACCCTACAAATGACATGGTATGGAAGCCCCTGCACAAGTTTAGGTAGATTGCCACATAAATTTGCAAATGACACATTTAGTAAGAAAAAGTTGTTTGAAATTGAGATGCTCATCGTCAATGTTTAACATGTTCTCTGCAATCTACGTTTGACAACATCAATAATGGCATATATATCAAGGCAAAAGGGTGACCTAAACAACTACAATGTATAATACCGAAATTGGTATCGGCGAACGCAGTCTTCACCCTTCTCATAATAGTCTTCCTTACTGAAAGTTTGTGTCGGGAAGTGGGAGGCGGCGGCGTAAGCGGAAGCTCCACGCCATGCATCTAGAATTGGATCCAATGCCTTGACTATCCTTATGGGTGAACCACACGGCCGAATCATCCGGATTCCTGCCTCCAAGCGCTCGCTCATGCCAGGAAAAAGACTACTCCCACCAGTCATAAATATCGAACTGGTTAGCCTCTCCTCCAGCTCTTGGCCCTTAGTTGGCAGCCTCCTCAGCGACACCCCAGCCATCTCATCTAAGCCTGCCTGGTCGATTCCAATCCAGTTGGGACAAAATAAGACCTCTGGGCACCTGAACCTTTCAACACcgaaaacaatttgaaaatcTTCCTGGGTAAGAGGACGAAACTTTGGTGCTTCAGCAGATTGAGGGTTTGCAATATCTGGTTTGGGAACAAATGTCGGGTCCACTTCCTATCAAAGCAATGATCCAAAATGAATAATTCGGATGAAAACAACAACGGTAAACCACAGCCAGTAAGTGAACCAGAATAAACAGACCTTGAGCCTAGAAGAGAGACGCGCTAGCTCTGCTTCATCCACATCTGGtccctcatcatcatcatcgttATCTTTGCTCATGAGTTTGTATAATTGCCAGTCTTCATCTTTTGCGCCAAAAGTATCCTCACCCTTGCCGCGATCAAAAGCTGCTGTTGTCAAAAGGCGCATCCTTTCCCTCTGTGCAGCATTTAATCTCTCGCCACGGCCAACATTTCCAGAAAAATTATTTCCATTTGTATGACTCCCACCATTTGTCTTAAGCCGTTTTCTCTGTTCAACTTTCTCTGAAAGATCTTTATATTTAGCATGCAACTGCTCTAAATAAAGCTCCGGGTTTTCTCTACAATAAGGAGACagagaaaataataattaaCGAGGAGATAGTACACATTTCCAAAACTTATAAAATCATCATAAGGAATCTAGAATGCTAAATAGTGAACCATATAAAATCTTAATTTTAACAAACATGAATGGTTTTCTCTCCTTAAAGCCTGACCAcaataaattgattttgttttacgttgccaaaataaaaaatcatgtgtCAGCACATACAAACGTTTTTTCTCATCTTGTTGATTTCTCTTTTCCCGCTCTAATTCTTCTTCATGACGCTTCTGTTTAGCTCGCTGCCGACCTTCAGATGTGGTTTTTAGAAACAACTGTCTCTTTTTCTCCTTCAGCTGTAAAGAGAACAGTACCAAAGGACTACATTAATGATGATGTGAAAACCAAAAAGTAAGATGAATATAAGGAAAAGGCTCAAATGCTGTCTGGTTGACGCTGTCTTCATATGTTAGGTTTACCGAGAGGACCTCAGGTTTttcgagtcataaacaagtGTTAAGAGCAATGAATTGTGTGCATTTTATGCACACATCCTAAAAGTGCAATACACAACGAATTCAAAATGGTGGGAAAGTGAAAGAAAGTTAGCATAAAAGCATACCTGCTCAGGGGTGAGCATGTTGTCAGGTATATTTAAAAGAGGAAATCTTTCGCTTCCTGCAGGATCCGTCTTCTCGTCAAGCTCAGCTTGTTCACCCTTTGGTTCACCTTTTGTCTT
This genomic window contains:
- the LOC126618746 gene encoding actin-related protein 5-like isoform X1 yields the protein MPFISKIQRQSDYRRFPSSTPIVIDNGASYFRIGWAGEAEPRVIFRNIVQRPRHKATGETVTIVGDHDPALLKYFDCTRSGPRSAFDNNVVFQFEIMEYILDFAFDRLGANGSQIDHPILITECVCNPFHSRSKMAELLFETYGVPSIAYGVDAAFSYKYNQQHGVCDKDGLAICPGFTTTHVIPFIDGEPVYNGSCRTNIGGYHITDYMKQLLSLKYPHHMARLTWEKVEDLKMEHCYIALDYVSEAQLFQRGAKEAEDKTRMWQLPWVPPPTEEPPSEEEIARKAAIKEKQGQRLREMAEAKRSSRINELENESHGLEFLLKQLEQVEEPDIPSFLSATGYVSKKEVESALVKVKQSLLKTKGEPKGEQAELDEKTDPAGSERFPLLNIPDNMLTPEQLKEKKRQLFLKTTSEGRQRAKQKRHEEELEREKRNQQDEKKRLENPELYLEQLHAKYKDLSEKVEQRKRLKTNGGSHTNGNNFSGNVGRGERLNAAQRERMRLLTTAAFDRGKGEDTFGAKDEDWQLYKLMSKDNDDDDEGPDVDEAELARLSSRLKEVDPTFVPKPDIANPQSAEAPKFRPLTQEDFQIVFGVERFRCPEVLFCPNWIGIDQAGLDEMAGVSLRRLPTKGQELEERLTSSIFMTGGSSLFPGMSERLEAGIRMIRPCGSPIRIVKALDPILDAWRGASAYAAASHFPTQTFSKEDYYEKGEDCVRRYQFRYYTL
- the LOC126618771 gene encoding protein FIZZY-RELATED 3-like — translated: MISSHSSDPATRQLLLQATKNRIQQNPAMESPQTRKSGLNLPTGMSETLLRLDSVSGSFRAVSSLSASPGSCRAISNLSSPSKSSTCSDRFIPCRSSSRLHTFGLNEKASPVKEGGNEAYARLLKSELFGSDFGSFSPAGGGGGGAASPMSPSKNMLRFKTENSGPNSPYSPSPLRNDSGFSSETTPPKPPRKVPKTPHKVLDAPSLQDDFYLNLVDWSSQNVLAVGLGTSVYLWSASNSKVTKLCDLGPNDGVCSVQWTREGSYLSIGTSLGRVQVWDGTQCKRVRTMGGHQTRTGVLAWNSRILASGSRDRNILQHDLRVPDNYISKLVGHKSEVCGLKWSNDDRELASGGNDNQLLVWNQQSQQPALRLTEHTAAVKAIAWSPHQSGLLASGGGTADRCIRFWNTTNGHQLNSIDTGSQVCNLAWSKNVNEIVSTHGYSQNQIMVWKYPSMGKVANLTGHSMRVLYLAMSPDGQTIVTGAGDETLRFWNVFPSVKTHTSVKDTGLWSLGRTQIR
- the LOC126618746 gene encoding actin-related protein 5-like isoform X2; the encoded protein is MAELLFETYGVPSIAYGVDAAFSYKYNQQHGVCDKDGLAICPGFTTTHVIPFIDGEPVYNGSCRTNIGGYHITDYMKQLLSLKYPHHMARLTWEKVEDLKMEHCYIALDYVSEAQLFQRGAKEAEDKTRMWQLPWVPPPTEEPPSEEEIARKAAIKEKQGQRLREMAEAKRSSRINELENESHGLEFLLKQLEQVEEPDIPSFLSATGYVSKKEVESALVKVKQSLLKTKGEPKGEQAELDEKTDPAGSERFPLLNIPDNMLTPEQLKEKKRQLFLKTTSEGRQRAKQKRHEEELEREKRNQQDEKKRLENPELYLEQLHAKYKDLSEKVEQRKRLKTNGGSHTNGNNFSGNVGRGERLNAAQRERMRLLTTAAFDRGKGEDTFGAKDEDWQLYKLMSKDNDDDDEGPDVDEAELARLSSRLKEVDPTFVPKPDIANPQSAEAPKFRPLTQEDFQIVFGVERFRCPEVLFCPNWIGIDQAGLDEMAGVSLRRLPTKGQELEERLTSSIFMTGGSSLFPGMSERLEAGIRMIRPCGSPIRIVKALDPILDAWRGASAYAAASHFPTQTFSKEDYYEKGEDCVRRYQFRYYTL